A section of the Etheostoma cragini isolate CJK2018 chromosome 12, CSU_Ecrag_1.0, whole genome shotgun sequence genome encodes:
- the LOC117954410 gene encoding alanine aminotransferase 2-like, translated as MKQLEYFVLARRANQIQVELRQRVRKPYKEVIDVSWGDPHKAGVKPLSFVRQVLAACLYPQLLNSDRLPVDVRQRAQNLLKECAGGSVGSYTLTRGISEIVHRVSEFITRRDGGTPSYPENIFISPGSQWALGNILNVLVNSEASHRTGVLTPMPCYPTSLMAMTNLGAVTVPYNLSEEQGWALQAQELHRALESAKGVCNPVALYVINPGNPAGYVQSRKSIQEVIHFVSEKRLFLLADEVYQDCVHGENNEFVSYKRVLAEMGPPLSDTVELASFHSASKGFMGECGLRGGYVELVNLDPAVMKYIYKLFSTNACAPVLGQFALDLMMKPPQPGDPSYPIYSVETQHIRTTMVHNVKRVLEVVNNLPGFCCQPLKGVFAFPRLHLPPKAIQKAKEMGMQPDVFYCIRLLEEAGVLVSPGCDYGQKEGTHHIRFYIMTSEDMMEDVLGRLSHFHTQFMKDFS; from the exons atgaagcAGTTAGAGTATTTCGTCTTGGCCAGACGAGCAAACCAGATCCAGGTAGAGCTCAGACAG AGAGTGAGAAAGCCTTACAAAGAAGTGATAGATGTCTCCTGGGGCGACCCACACAAGGCAGGTGTGAAGCCTCTGTCATTCGTCCGACAG GTTCTTGCAGCATGTCTTTACCCTCAACTTTTGAACAGCGACAGACTGCCAGTGGATGTCAGACAGAGGGCTCAGAATCTACTTAAGGAATGTGCTGGTGGCAGCGTAG GTTCTTATACTTTAACAAGGGGTATTTCAGAAATAGTCCACAGAGTCTCTGAATTCATAACGAGACGAGATGGCGGGACTCCATCTTACCCTGAAAACATATTCATCAGCCCCGGCTCCCAGTGGGCACTCGGG AACATTCTCAACGTCTTGGTGAACAGTGAGGCTTCACACAGAACCGGTGTGCTGACTCCCATGCCCTGCTACCCCACTTCCCTTATGGCCATGACGAACTTAGGAGCAGTTACCGTTCCCTACAACCTCAGTGAGGAGCAGGGCTGGGCGCTGCAGGCACAGGAGCTGCATCGAGCGCTGGAATCTGCAAAGGGAGTGTGCAACCCTGTAGCTCTGTATGTCATCAACCCTGGAAACCCTGCAG GTTATGTTCAAAGCAGGAAATCTATTCAAGAGGTGATCCATTTTGTTTCAGAGAAGAGGCTCTTTCTTCTGGCGGATGAG GTCTATCAGGACTGTGTTCATGGGGAAAACAATGAGTTTGTTTCTTACAAAAGGGTTCTGGCTGAGATGGGCCCTCCTCTTTCAGACACAGTGGAGCTGGCGTCCTTTCACTCGGCATCAAAAGGCTTCATGGGAGA GTGTGGTCTGCGTGGTGGGTACGTGGAGCTGGTAAATCTGGACCCTGCTGTTATGAAATACATCTACAAATTGTTCTCGACAAATGCCTGTGCACCTGTGTTGGGCCAGTTCGCCCTGGATCTGATGATGAAACCTCCACAACCAGGAGATCCCTCATACCCAATTTATAGCGTG GAGACACAACACATCAGGACCACAATGGTTCATAACGTAAAGAGAGTCCTTGAGGTAGTAAACAATCTGCCGGGTTTCTGCTGTCAGCCACTGAAAGGAGTATTTGCATTCCCCAGACTGCATCTTCCACCTAAAGCCATTCAGAAGGCCAAG gAAATGGGAATGCAACCAGATGTATTCTACTGTATCAGACTACTGGAGGAGGCTGGTGTGCTCGTCAGTCCTGGTTGTGACTATGGACAAAAAGAGGGTACCCACCACATCAG atTTTACATTATGACCTCTGAGGACATGATGGAAGACGTACTGGGACGCCTGTCCCACTTTCACACACAGTTTATGAAGGATTTCTCCTAA
- the dhx30 gene encoding ATP-dependent RNA helicase DHX30: MALPGVLLVRLRALCNVGKCVYTGGKTVPNWSSEVRWYRAKARSFQEQGTSYEQTKRDNVSPNLLKEFPDPKGLLNNTLSRSLGVNDLSQLIQYTCTEHEGVKKATVTLQWPCKIEEEGFASKKIDAERFAAAAACFKLREMGVIGPNNQLPGRRTGRVTGGLQSHLHDDEEDSLTENVLVSKTKADEENQWPPSKEDHSNLSEALSLFPQPKSLLTRVVQVATSSNRIRELIQFRTTGGKLKKCDLTLHWPTEMTFSATASNRVTAEKRAAALACMKLKELELLDKDNNPLSHAKYHQETVREAGERERRPLPLEVPEYLREHVREYLAQYPVATEVQKLWEEEEARGQQTVNQEDEEEEENLTDAITGRPYRPLSEHDAQQLSTRLQEKWETANPGLSVELPVDAHRQRVISAVQSSRVVVIAGETGCGKTTRIPRFLLEESVRGGEGAECNILVTQPRRISAVSVAHRVALEMGPALKNCVGYQVRLESRPPEQSGGALLFLTVGVLLRKLQSNPSLKGISHVVVDEVHERDINTDLLLALLRSSLKENPDLRVVLMSATGDKQRLSHYFGGCPIVKVPGFMHPVRDRYLEDVLREMGRPLPVEKRVETDKQGGRDNVAPDIDLIADVIEHIDRCGEPGAVLCFLPGWQDIRAVQEKLEGRRHFSSGSHMIVPLHSSLSVADQQAVFQRPQVGQRKIVLTTNIAETSITIDDIVHVVDAGTHKEQNYDPRTKVSCLDTVWISHSNVTQRKGRAGRCQPGHSYHLFPRKQLESMTPFPIPEILRTPLESLVVQAKIHSPNCKAADFLSQVLDSPEQKAVRDAVQNLQDIGVLDKTETLTPLGERVACMSCDPRLGKVLVLSAMFRCVLPMLSVAACLTRDPFYNSLQNRSLVHKVKNALSSSSCSDYLVFVRAVSGWRRVQQEGDREDRDEYLFKHTLSKFSLRFINGLISQFSENLHDAELVSRSNECQRYTSVYNEHSHQDELLKAVLLAGLYPNLIQVKKGVVTKGGRFRPNKTCFRTLSGPVLLHRASVNRGKEDLPSRWLTFFSAIQSNGNVFIRDSSTVHPLALLLLTDCDLTETVKGDRVEVSFSGRSLVRCELSVGTWELLWELRTSIQTMLYRNLNNPRNAITNSSQDGKLISLLVELLNNTDLNPFAQNHDSDSEVD; encoded by the exons ATGGCGCTGCCCGGTGTTTTACTCGTGCGGCTCAGAGCGTTGTGTAatgttggaaaatgtgtttatacGGGAGGCAAAACTGTGCCCAACTGGAGCAGCGAAGTGCGTTGGTATAGGGCAAAAGCACGAAGCTTCCAGGAACAAGGGACATCATATGAACAGACTAAACGAG aTAACGTGAGCCCAAACCTCCTGAAGGAGTTTCCAGATCCTAAAGGACTATTAAATAACACCCTGTCCCGTTCACTGGGAGTCAACGACCTTTCTCAGCTCATCCAGTACACCTGCACGGAACATGAAGGTGTCAAG AAAgccactgtcacactgcagTGGCCTTGCAAGATTGAAGAGGAGGGGTTTGCCTCCAAGAAGATCGATGCAGAAcggtttgctgctgctgctgcttgtttcAAGCTCAGA GAAATGGGAGTCATTGGTCCAAATAATCAGCTCCCTGGGAGGAGAACTGGCAGGGTGACAGGAGGGCTACAATCACACCTTCATGATGACGAAGAAGACTCATTGACAGAGAATGTCCTTGTGTCTAAAACGAAAGCAGATGAAGAAAACCAATGGCCGCCTTCCAAAGAAGACCACTCCAACCTCTCTGAAGctctttccctctttccacAACCTAAATCTCTCCTCACTAGGGTCGTCCAGGTGGCCACGTCGTCCAACCGAATCAGG GAGCTAATTCAGTTCAGAACAACAGGAGGAAAGCTAAAGAAGTGTGACCTGACTCTGCACTGGCCAACGGAGATGACGTTCTCCGCCACAGCGAGCAATCGAGTGACCGCCGAGAAGAGGGCTGCAGCTCTTGCCTGCATGAAACTGAAG gagctggagctgctggataAAGACAACAACCCGCTCAGCCATGCTAAATACCACCAAGAGACGGTGAGGGAGGctggagagcgagagagacgcCCTCTCCCCCTGGAAGTTCCGGAATACCTGAGGGAACACGTGAGAGAGTACCTCGCACAG TACCCGGTGGCAACAGAAGTACAGAAGCTTTGGGAGGAGGAAGAAGCGAGAGGACAGCAGACAGTGAAccaggaggatgaagaggaagaggagaactTGACAGATGCCATCACAGGCAGGCCGTACAGACCTCTGTCTGAACATGACGCCCAGCAGCTCAGCACCCGCCTGCAGGAGAAATGGGAGACGGCGAATCCCGGGCTGAGTGTGGAGCTCCCAGTCGACGCCCACCGTCAGCGCGTGATCTCGGCAGTGCAGTCGTCCAGGGTGGTGGTGATCGCTGGTGAAACGGGATGTGGGAAAACGACACGGATCCCCCGCTTCCTGCTGGAGGAGTCTGTGAGAGGTGGTGAGGGGGCTGAGTGCAACATCCTGGTCACCCAGCCCCGTCGGATCAGCGCTGTGTCCGTGGCCCATCGTGTTGCTCTCGAAATGGGTCCAGCTCTAAAAAACTGTGTGGGATATCAG GTGAGACTTGAGAGCCGACCACCAGAGCAGAGCGGAGGAGCCTTACTCTTCCTCACAGTGGGGGTTCTGCTGAGGAAGCTGCAGTCGAACCCGTCCCTGAAGGGAATCAGCCATGTGGTGGTGGATGAGGTTCACGAGAGGGACATTAACACGGACCTGCTGCTGGCTCTGCTGCGCTCCAGCTTAAAGGAGAACCCTGACCTACGAGTGGTGCTTATGAGCGCTACTGGGGACAAGCAGAGGCTGTCTCACTACTTTGGGGGCTGCCCAATTGTTAAAGTGCCTGGATTCATGCACCCTGTGAGGGACAGATACCTGGAGGATGTGCTGAGGGAGATGGGACGACCACTGCCAGTCGAAAAGAGAGTGGAGACAGACAAGCAG GGGGGAAGAGACAATGTTGCACCAGATATAGATTTAATAGCTGATGTAATCGAGCACATTGACCGATGTGGAGAGCCAG GCGCAGTGTTGTGTTTCCTCCCTGGATGGCAGGACATCAGGGCTGTTCAAGAGAAACTGGAGGGGAGGCGCCACTTCTCCTCAGGCTCACATATGATCGTACCAT TGCACTCTAGTTTATCAGTAGCAGACCAGCAGGCTGTGTTCCAGCGCCCCCAAGTGGGCCAGAGGAAGATTGTCCTCACCACCAACATTGCTGAGACCTCCATCACCATAGACGACATTGTCCATGTGGTGGATGCAGGAACTCACAAAGAACAAAATTATGACCCACGGACTAAG GTCTCCTGTCTGGACACAGTTTGGATATCTCATTCCAATGTCActcagagaaaagggagagcaGGGCGGTGTCAGCCAGGACATTCCTACCACCTGTTCCCACGGAAGCAGCTGGAATCCATGACTCCCTTCCCCATCCCTGAGATCCTGCGCACCCCGTTGGAAAGTTTAGTAGTGCAAGCCAAAATCCACAGTCCCAACTGCAAG gCCGCAGATTTCTTATCACAAGTGTTGGACAGTCCAGAGCAGAAAGCTGTTAGAGATGCTGTCCAAAATCTACAAGACATCG gAGTTCTGGACAAGACAGAAACACTAACACCTTTAGGAGAGCGCGTCGCCTGCATGTCGTGTGACCCTCGTCTGGGCAAAGTGCTGGTCCTGAGTGCCATGTTCAGATGTGTTCTGCCCATGCTGTCTGTAGCCGCCTGTCTGACCAGAGACCCTTTCTACAACAGCCTGCAGAACAGATCTCTTGTTCACAAG GTGAAAAATGCTCTGAGCAGCTCCAGCTGCAGCGATTATTTGGTGTTCGTCAGAGCTGTGTCGGGCTGGAGGAGAGTTCAGCAGGAGGGGGACAGAGAGGACAGGGATGAATATCTGTTCAAACACACATTGTCAAAGTTCAGCCTTCGATTCATCAATG GTCTCATCTCTCAGTTCAGCGAGAACTTGCACGACGCAGAGCTGGTGTCTCGCTCCAATGAGTGCCAGCGCTACACTTCTGTCTACAACGAGCACAGCCACCAAGATGAGCTGCTTAAAGCTGTGCTCCTGGCTGGACTCTATCCCAACCTCATTCAG GTAAAGAAAGGTGTTGTGACCAAAGGAGGGCGCTTTCGCCCCAACAAAACGTGTTTCCGCACACTCAGCGGGCCCGTCTTGCTTCACCGCGCCTCAGTCAACAG GGGAAAAGAAGATCTACCTAGTCGCTGGTTGACCTTCTTTAGCGCAATCCAGTCCAACGGGAACGTTTTCATCAGAGACTCTTCTACAGTTCATCCACTCGCACTGTTGCTGCTCACAGACTGTGATCTCACAGAGACAG TGAAAGGAGACCGAGTGGAAGTATCATTTTCTGGACGCTCTCTGGTGCGCTGTGAGTTGTCAGTTGGGACCTGGGAGCTGCTGTGGGAGCTACGCACTTCCATTCAGACCATGCTGTACCGCAACCTCAACAATCCCAGAAACGCAATCACCAACTCTTCTCAAGACGGGAAGCTCATCTCCTTACTAGTAGAGCTGCTCAACAATACAGACTTGAACCCTTTTGCTCAGAACCACGACAGTGACAGTGAGGTCGATTGA
- the wrnip1 gene encoding ATPase WRNIP1, whose amino-acid sequence MANEMTSTTADAVQCPVCFKDFEPATINGHLDVCLLESVTDSSPLAADESEPPLKKARARVETGPPSPSGSNAVASSSSMAGAPSAAAVFSLFQTNKSKVSVQGERNGLVSSTQSPVNKGVKRNLLGEAEPGQGPGADNVKSQTSGLNGQNSKTSTGLSPRTLLTTNKPLAETLRPNTLEEYFGQNKVVGQQTLLRTLLDSQEVPSLILWGPPGCGKTTLAHIIASASKKKGTVRFVTLSATSASTNDVREVIKQAQNELRLCKRKTILFIDEIHRFNKSQQDTFLPHVECGTVTLIGATTENPSFQVNAALLSRCRVLVLEKLSVEAMGSILDRAVAALGIKVLGRDPAIPKDKDQSDGHEPKIFIEQKALDTIAYLCDGDARAGLNSLQLAVQAQVSSARPNASGKGSREILVKEDHVKEGLQRSHILYDKAGEEHYNCISALHKSMRGSDENASLYWLGRMLEGGEDPLYVARRLVRFASEDVGMADPAALPQAVSAFQACHFIGMPECEVILAQCVVYLARAPKSVDIYKAYANVKACLRNHKGPLPSVPLHLRNAPTRLMKQLGYAKGYKYNPAFSGTVEQEYLPDELQGINFFTWTPSNP is encoded by the exons ATGGCGAATGAGATGACATCAACAACAGCGGACGCGGTGCAATGTCCCGTATGTTTTAAAGACTTCGAGCCTGCTACAATTAACGGGCACCTCGACGTTTGTCTGCTAGAAAGCGTTACCGACAGCAGTCCGTTAGCAGCAGACGAAAGCGAACCTCCTTTAAAGAAAGCTCGCGCCCGTGTGGAGACTGGGCCACCCAGCCCCAGTGGCAGCAACGCTGTGGCCAGCTCCTCCTCCATGGCTGGTGCACCGTCAGCTGCGGCggtgttttctctgtttcagacCAACAAGAGTAAAGTTTCAGTCCAGGGTGAACGGAACGGGTTAGTTTCAAGTACACAATCTCCTGTCAACAAGGGAGTTAAACGTAATTTGCTGGGCGAGGCAGAACCAGGACAAGGACCAGGTGCAGATAACGTGAAGAGCCAGACCTCTGGATTAAATGGGCAGAATTCGAAGACATCCACTGGTTTATCACCACGGACACTGCTAACGACAAACAAGCCTCTGGCGGAGACCCTGAGACCAAACACACTGGAGGAATactttggacaaaacaaagttGTGGGCCAGCAAACTCTCCTCCGGACACTTCTGGACTCCCAGGAAGTACCATCTCTGATCCTCTGGGGACCCCCGGGATGCGGAAAG ACCACTCTGGCTCACATAATTGCCAGCGCCAGCAAAAAGAAGGGAACGGTTCGTTTTGTCACTCTGTCGGCCACCAGCGCGTCCACCAATGATGTCCGAGAGGTGATCAAGCAGGCGCAGAATGAGCTCCGACTGTGCAAGAGGAAGACCATCCTGTTCATTGATGAAATTCACCGCTTCAACAAATCCCAACAG GACACTTTCCTTCCTCACGTGGAGTGTGGGACGGTCACTCTGATCGGGGCAACCACAGAAAATCCGTCCTTCCAGGTGAATGCTGCCCTGCTGAGCAGATGCAGGGTGCTGGTTCTGGAGAAGCTCTCTGTAGAGGCGATGGGCTCGATCCTGGACAGGGCCGTGGCCGCACTGGGGATCAAGGTCCTGGGACGAGATCCAGCCATTCCCAAAGATAAAGACCAGTCGGATGGTCACGA GCCGAAGATTTTCATTGAACAAAAAGCTCTGGACACCATCGCCTACCTTTGTGATGGCGACGCGAGAGCGGGACTTAATAGTCTGCAGCTGGCTGTTCAGGCTCAGGTGAGCTCGGCCCGGCCCAACGCATCAGGAAAAGGTTCCCGGGAAATACTGGTGAAGGAGGACCACGTCAAGGAAGGTCTGCAGAGGTCCCACATTCTCTATGACAAAGCTG GTGAAGAGCATTATAACTGTATCTCAGCGCTGCATAAGTCTATGAGAGGCTCCGATGAGAATGCGTCTCTCTACTGGCTGGGCCGCATGCTAGAGGGCGGTGAGGATCCTCTCTATGTGGCTCGCAGGTTGGTCCGCTTCGCCAGCGAGGATGTCG GTATGGCGGACCCTGCCGCTCTTCCTCAGGCTGTGTCAGCCTTCCAAGCCTGCCACTTCATCGGGATGCCTGAATGTGAG GTGATCCTGGCTCAGTGTGTTGTGTATCTGGCACGAGCACCCAAATCTGTGGATATCTACAAGGCTTATGCTAATGTGAAGGCATGTTTGAGAAACCACAAAGGCCCTCTGCCCTCTGTCCCCCTGCACCTTCGCAACGCCCCCACCAGGCTGATGAAACAACTGGGCTACGCTAAAGGCTACAAATACAACCCAGCCTTCAGCGGCACCGTAGAGCAGGAGTACTTACCTGATGAGCTGCAGGGAATCAACTTCTTTACCTGGACACCCTCCAACCCATGA